GTGTCGCGCTGCTCGACCGGATGCTGAATGGACGCAAACTGTTCGGCAAGGAGAGTCCGGAGATGCGCGCGTGCGCGGCCATGGCGCTCGGCCGTGTCGGCTCACCCGCCGCGCGCGCGGCGCTGCAGCGCTCGACCGCCGAGACGAACCCGATCGTGCGCAACGCCGTGCTCAAGGCCCTGCGCCAGGAGTCCGCATGAACGCCGGACCGCCGCTCGTGCAGAGCGACACGATGGTGCAGCCACTCGGCCGCGCGTTCGTCGTCGCGTTCCATGCGGCGTCGCAGTCCCTGCGCATCTATCCGCTCGAGAATGCGACCGTACAGAACGCGCTGGCCGAGATGTACAAGGTGGTGCGCCGCCTCATCGAGCGTGAAGGCATCTTCGAGCTGCGCCTCGCCGGCGATTTCCTGTTCGTGAACGATGCACGACTGCGCCTCGAGCTCTCGGACTACGCGGCGTTCTCCTACGTCATCGGCTCGCTCGACCGCCACGGCATCGGCAATGTCGAGTTCGGCCCGACCGTCACGGTGAGAGACCTCGCACCGTTCATGTCGCTCCTGCTGCAGGAGGGCGACGGGTCGGACGCGGCGTACGATCGGTTCCTGAAGCGGCTGGCCGCCAGCGGAACGACGTCCATAAAGATCGAGCCGATGCGCGGCGTGGAGCAGCCGGACGATGGCGACGACGAGGATCGTCAGAAGGAAGCCGCGAAGCTCACCTACTTCCAGTCCGTGCACGTCGCCAAGGAAGTGCTCGGCGACATGAGACTCGGCCGTGCCGTCAACCTGCGTCGCGTGAAGCGCGCGGTGCAGTCGATCGTCGACCAGGTGCTGAACAACGAAACGTCGATGCTCGGCATGACGGCGCTGCGCGATTACGACGAGTACACGTTCACGCATTGTGTGAACGTGTGCATCATCAGCGTGATCATCGGACAGAAGCTGGCGCTCACGAAGGTGCAGCTGTACGAGCTGGGCCTCGGCGCGCTGTTCCATGACCTGGGCAAGCAGCGCATCGACGAGGCCGTGATCAACAAGCCGGGCGGGCTCAACGAAGAGGAATGGGCAATGATGCAGCGCCACCCGACCGAGGGTCTGCTGGCGCTGTTCGGCATGCGCGGCATGGCGGAGGTGCCGTACCGTGCGATGCTGCTGGCGTACGAGCATCACATGAAGATCGATCAGACCGGCTATCCGCGCAGCGTGCGCCCGCGCAAGCCGACGCTCTTCAGCAACATCGTGGCGGTGGCCGATGGCTTCGATGCGGCGACCTCGAAGCGCAGCTACCAGCAGCAGCCGTGGGGTGCCGACGAGGTGTTGCGTGAGATGCGGGAGAATCCGCGGCGCGGCTACGACCCGCTGCTCGTGAAGGCGTTGATCAACGTGACCGGTGTGTTTCCCGTGGGCACGCTCGCCATCCTCGACACGCACGAGCTCGCGGTCGTGACGAAGCGACACCCGGATCCCACGAAGGTGCACCAGCCCCTCGTCACGATCATTTCCGATGCCGGCGGCACCATGCTCGCCGAGCCGGTCGAGGTGGACCTCAGCGAGATCGATCCGGCAACGGGCAGTCCGCGCCGCGCGATCATCAAGACCACCGATCCCGACCGGTACGGCATCCGTGTATCCGACTATTTCGTCTGACATCGATCCGCTCGCCGTTCGCCTGGCGGAGCTGCGCGCGAGCGGCCGGCGGGCACTCATCCCGTACCTGACGGCCGGCTACCCGGAGCCGGGGCGGACGGCCGGACTGCTCGACACGCTCGCCGCGGCCGGCGCGGACGTGATCGAGCTGGGCGTGCCGTTCAGCGATCCGGTGGCGGACGGCCCGACCATCCAGCGATCGTCACAGCGCGCACTCGAGCACGGCGTGAACCTGCGCTGGACACTCGACACGCTGCGTGCGTTCACCGAGCGCAGCGACGTCCCGGTCGTGCTGTTCAGCTATCTCAATCCGATCCTCGGTTACGGTGTCGATCGGTTCATCACGGACGCGGCCGCTGCGGGTGCGGCCGGCGTGCTGATCACCGATCTGCCGGCGGGCGGCGACGAGGAGCTGGAGCGCAGGTTCCAGCAGGCGCCGTTCTCCTTCATACGCCTCGCGGCACCCACCACGCCGCCCGCGCGACTGCGCGAGATGGCGGAAAGCGCACAGGGCTTTCTCTATTATGTGGGCCGCATGGGTGTCACCGGTGCGCGCCAGGAGCTGCGGCAGGAAACGCTCGGTGAAGTGGCGGCGCTGCGCGCCAGCGTCGGCATCCCGGTCGCCGTCGGGTTCGGCGTGTCCACGCCGTCACAGGCAGCGGAGATCGCGCGCGTGGCGGATGGCGTGATCGTCGGCAGCGCGCTCATCGATGCACTGGACCGCGGCGGCGATGCCGGCGTGGCGGAGCTGATGCGGCAGCTGCGCCAGGCGATCGACTCGGCCTGACCCGCTCACCGCTCTGCGGCAGGCTTCTCGCTCATGGCTCTCTGCAGAGGCTTCCTCCGAACCGCTCACAACTCGGCGCGCAGGCTCTCTTCCAGCGCCGCGTCCGGCTCCACGAACACCGTCTTCACCCGCTCCGGAATCACCAGTCCCGGCGCCGCCTTCCGCGGCTTCCTGACATGTTTTCTGCGGGTCCAGTCCACCGCGACCGTGCCCGAGGTGCGTGCACGGCTGAACAGGGCGGCGAGGACTGCGGCTTCGACGAGGGCGCTCGCCGGTGGATTCTCGTCGGCCCGGTCCCACCGGAGGATCACATGTGCGCCGGCCACGTCGCGTGCGTGAAGCCACACGTCGTTTGGGCGCGAGTGACGGAACGTCAGCTCGTCGTTCGCGCGTGAGCCGCGCCCGACGCGCACTTCCAGGCCGCCGGTCGTGCGGTATTCACGGTACGGCAGCGCGGGTCCGGCCGCACGGGTCGTGGAACGCTGGTGCGTCTGGATCCTGGCCAGCTCCTCGGGCGTGCAGAGCCCGGCTCTGACGCGTTCCACCATGCGTTCCAGGCGGCTGTGCTCGGCCTCTCCCGCCGCGAGCAGTCCCGGTATCCGGGCCGCGGCGCGGTCCCGCCTCCGGGCCGTGTCGTACATCCGTGCAGCGTTCTCGGCGGGCGAGCGTGTCGTGTCCAGCTCCACCTCGACGCTGCCGCCGGCGAAGTCGTCGAGCACCGCCTGACCCGCACCCCGTTCGACCCTATGGAGCTGGGCGAGCAGCAGGTCGGCCTGCCTGCGCAGACGTTCCGCCTCCGCACTCGCTCCAGCCTGCTCCTCGCGCAGCCGGTCGGCGCGCCGGTGCAGGGCTTCCATCCTCTGCGAGAGCGCGACGAGCGCGCGCTCCGTCACATCCTTCTCCTGCGGCGCGGCGGCCGAGCGCTGAGCCGCGAGGCCGAACGCCTCGAGCAGCGATGTCGTCCGCGTCGCGTCGCCGGGCGCGGGCTCCAGGCGCGCGTACGGCTGCCAGCTCCCGTCCATCTGCAGCAGCGCAGGCATGCGCGGGCCCGTCCAGATCATCTCGACATGACGTGCGTGCGCCTGGTCGAGCGCGTGGCGCTCCGCCGTTACGTCCGCGGAGCCGAGGATGGCGGCGGCATTGAGCGGGCTCGTGTACGCCGCGAAGCGGAGCAGCGCGGCGAGGCGCTTCCCGGGAGGGACGGGGCCGAGCACCTCGTGCCATTCGGCGATGTCGATCGGAGCGGACGCTCCCGCCCGCGCCGAGCGCTGGGGCGGCTCGTACGGTGCACCCGCCCGCAGCACCCGTCCGCGCGTCTCGCGCTCCCGCAGGATGCCCGTGATGCGATGGTCGGCGCCGAGCGCCAGCGCATTCCACTGGTTCGTCACGAGCTCGATCACGATCCGTCGTGCGGCTCCGGGCGGTGCGTCACCGGCGTCCAGATCGATGAAAATGATGCGCTCGTCCGGTGGCGCATGAACGCGGCTGACGATCGTGGATGCCCCGAGCTGTACCCCGCCGCGCACGGCACGGCGTGCGATCGTGGTGAGGTGACCGGACGTCGGGTGGAGCTGCCACAGGAGTGATGGCGTCGCCGGCGCGTCGCGGCGGCGCGGCCGCGTGAGGAGCGTGATGCGCAGCGCTTCACGGTCGAGCAGGACGGCGTCGAGCCGTGCGCCCCGGAGCGTGGCATGGAGCTCATCGGCGAGGTCGCGCACGAGAAGCGCATCATAGCGAATTGTGTTTGACACCCCACGATGATGCGGCTAGCTTGCCGCATCGTCAAACAGGCTGGTCATTTACGTTTTACTACGCCCGTCGGCCCCGGCTGACCGGCGGGACCGCGTCGCGGAAAACGATGAGCACTCAGCCGGGCGAACGCAGGCGGATGACGATACGCGATCTGCTCGAGAAAAAGCAGCGTCGTGAGCCCATCGTCGCTCTCACCGCCTATGACTACCTGTTCGCGAAGATCGTCGATGAAGCGGGCGTCGACCTGGTGCTCGTCGGCGATTCCGTCGGCCAGGTCTTTGCCGGCTACGATTCCACCCTCCCTGTCACGATCGAGGACATGATCTACCACGCGCGCGCCGTGCGCCGCGGCGTGAAGCATGCCCTGCTCGTCGTGGACATGCCCTTCATGTCCTTTCAGGTCTCCGCTCACGAAACGCTCCGGAATGCCGGCCGCCTCCTGAAGGAGACGGGCGCCG
This genomic window from Longimicrobiales bacterium contains:
- the trpA gene encoding tryptophan synthase subunit alpha, producing MYPTISSDIDPLAVRLAELRASGRRALIPYLTAGYPEPGRTAGLLDTLAAAGADVIELGVPFSDPVADGPTIQRSSQRALEHGVNLRWTLDTLRAFTERSDVPVVLFSYLNPILGYGVDRFITDAAAAGAAGVLITDLPAGGDEELERRFQQAPFSFIRLAAPTTPPARLREMAESAQGFLYYVGRMGVTGARQELRQETLGEVAALRASVGIPVAVGFGVSTPSQAAEIARVADGVIVGSALIDALDRGGDAGVAELMRQLRQAIDSA
- a CDS encoding HD domain-containing phosphohydrolase, translating into MNAGPPLVQSDTMVQPLGRAFVVAFHAASQSLRIYPLENATVQNALAEMYKVVRRLIEREGIFELRLAGDFLFVNDARLRLELSDYAAFSYVIGSLDRHGIGNVEFGPTVTVRDLAPFMSLLLQEGDGSDAAYDRFLKRLAASGTTSIKIEPMRGVEQPDDGDDEDRQKEAAKLTYFQSVHVAKEVLGDMRLGRAVNLRRVKRAVQSIVDQVLNNETSMLGMTALRDYDEYTFTHCVNVCIISVIIGQKLALTKVQLYELGLGALFHDLGKQRIDEAVINKPGGLNEEEWAMMQRHPTEGLLALFGMRGMAEVPYRAMLLAYEHHMKIDQTGYPRSVRPRKPTLFSNIVAVADGFDAATSKRSYQQQPWGADEVLREMRENPRRGYDPLLVKALINVTGVFPVGTLAILDTHELAVVTKRHPDPTKVHQPLVTIISDAGGTMLAEPVEVDLSEIDPATGSPRRAIIKTTDPDRYGIRVSDYFV
- a CDS encoding NFACT RNA binding domain-containing protein, with translation MSNTIRYDALLVRDLADELHATLRGARLDAVLLDREALRITLLTRPRRRDAPATPSLLWQLHPTSGHLTTIARRAVRGGVQLGASTIVSRVHAPPDERIIFIDLDAGDAPPGAARRIVIELVTNQWNALALGADHRITGILRERETRGRVLRAGAPYEPPQRSARAGASAPIDIAEWHEVLGPVPPGKRLAALLRFAAYTSPLNAAAILGSADVTAERHALDQAHARHVEMIWTGPRMPALLQMDGSWQPYARLEPAPGDATRTTSLLEAFGLAAQRSAAAPQEKDVTERALVALSQRMEALHRRADRLREEQAGASAEAERLRRQADLLLAQLHRVERGAGQAVLDDFAGGSVEVELDTTRSPAENAARMYDTARRRDRAAARIPGLLAAGEAEHSRLERMVERVRAGLCTPEELARIQTHQRSTTRAAGPALPYREYRTTGGLEVRVGRGSRANDELTFRHSRPNDVWLHARDVAGAHVILRWDRADENPPASALVEAAVLAALFSRARTSGTVAVDWTRRKHVRKPRKAAPGLVIPERVKTVFVEPDAALEESLRAEL